The Rana temporaria chromosome 13, aRanTem1.1, whole genome shotgun sequence genome has a window encoding:
- the INAFM2 gene encoding putative transmembrane protein INAFM2 — translation MKDKDFMPNIERGKPATYTGDKKARMAAKTNQKWVRLATVFAYVLSVSMAAIILAIYYSLIWIPVRSGSGNGSNLNHSQVVPTLPQNENTTNRPQASEMHSTTQAAEMVKGLNHVKRSLEARRGFEDQEPMSSNTPSEARSGRSDLQMKQSEEAVEAFITGLPQDSDINTLLFDGADFDTQPEMSSADFEKIREKSHYRR, via the coding sequence ATGAAGGACAAAGACTTCATGCCCAACATAGAAAGGGGTAAACCTGCGACGTACACCGGTGACAAAAAAGCAAGAATGGCAGCAAAAACCAACCAGAAGTGGGTGAGACTGGCGACTGTGTTTGCGTATGTACTCTCAGTATCAATGGCAGCCATCATTTTGGCTATTTACTACAGCTTAATATGGATACCGGTGAGATCCGGTAGTGGGAACGGCAGCAATTTGAACCACAGTCAAGTAGTTCCTACTTTGCCTCAGAATGAAAACACAACCAACAGGCCTCAGGCCTCTGAGATGCATTCTACTACTCAAGCCGCAGAAATGGTGAAGGGACTCAACCATGTCAAGAGGTCTCTTGAGGCAAGACGAGGCTTTGAAGACCAGGAGCCGATGTCCAGCAACACACCATCAGAGGCAAGATCGGGACGTTCAGACCTACAGATGAAGCAGTCTGAGGAAGCTGTGGAGGCCTTTATCACAGGGCTGCCTCAGGATTCTGACATAAACACTCTGCTTTTTGATGGAGCTGATTTTGATACACAGCCAGAAATGAGCTCTGCTGATTTTGAAAAAATCAGAGAGAAAAGCCATTACAGGAGATAA